A portion of the Sulfuricurvum kujiense DSM 16994 genome contains these proteins:
- the rpmJ gene encoding 50S ribosomal protein L36 — MKVRSSVKKMCDDCKVIKRKGIVRVICKTPKHKQRQG, encoded by the coding sequence ATGAAAGTACGTTCTTCAGTGAAGAAAATGTGCGATGATTGTAAAGTCATCAAGCGCAAAGGGATTGTTCGCGTAATCTGCAAAACCCCAAAACATAAACAAAGACAAGGATAA
- a CDS encoding homoserine dehydrogenase: MTRVGVIGVGTVGRAVVQILEENKSIITARSGDEISVKSGVVRDLSKVSDLSIAVSQDPYDIVDDPEIDIVVELMGGVELPLAVVKKALQNGKAVVTANKALLAYHRYELQEIAGDIPFEFEASVAGGIPIINALRDGLSANHILSIMGIMNGTCNFMLTKMMNEGTPFAEVLAEAQALGYAEADPTFDIGGFDAAHKLLILASIAYGIDAKPEEILIEGIEGITPADIAFAKEFGYTIKLLGIAKRDDAEVELRVHAALVKEDAMIAKIDGVMNGISVVGDRVGETLYYGPGAGGNATASAVVANIIDIVRSGKRSPMLGFNHPLEEGLRLKNSEDIRSKYYLRLRVSDKPGILAKITSLFADESISIEAVIQRPSETECAHLLFATHEATERALHGLMAKLETLDAVLESPFMIRIV; the protein is encoded by the coding sequence GTGACACGTGTCGGCGTTATCGGTGTCGGCACGGTAGGGCGTGCCGTCGTGCAGATATTAGAAGAGAATAAATCGATTATCACGGCGCGTTCGGGTGACGAGATCAGTGTAAAAAGCGGAGTCGTACGTGATCTTTCCAAGGTTTCAGACCTCTCCATCGCTGTATCGCAAGATCCGTACGACATTGTCGATGATCCGGAAATTGACATTGTTGTTGAACTGATGGGAGGGGTAGAACTTCCCCTCGCTGTCGTCAAAAAAGCGCTCCAAAATGGAAAAGCGGTAGTAACCGCCAATAAAGCCCTTTTGGCCTACCACCGTTATGAGCTTCAAGAGATTGCCGGAGATATTCCGTTTGAATTCGAAGCGAGTGTCGCGGGGGGGATTCCGATCATTAATGCCTTGCGCGACGGTTTATCGGCGAATCATATCCTCTCTATCATGGGGATTATGAACGGAACGTGTAATTTCATGCTGACCAAAATGATGAACGAGGGGACACCGTTTGCCGAGGTGTTAGCCGAAGCACAGGCACTGGGATATGCCGAAGCCGATCCGACCTTTGATATCGGTGGATTCGATGCGGCACATAAACTTCTCATCCTCGCTTCCATCGCATACGGAATCGATGCGAAACCCGAAGAGATTTTGATTGAGGGGATCGAGGGGATTACCCCTGCGGATATCGCATTCGCCAAAGAGTTCGGCTACACGATCAAACTTTTGGGTATTGCCAAACGCGATGATGCCGAAGTTGAGCTACGTGTTCATGCAGCATTGGTTAAAGAAGATGCGATGATCGCAAAAATCGACGGCGTCATGAACGGTATCAGTGTCGTCGGCGACCGTGTGGGCGAAACCCTCTATTACGGTCCGGGTGCCGGCGGAAATGCGACGGCGAGCGCCGTCGTTGCTAATATCATCGATATCGTCCGTTCGGGAAAACGTTCTCCGATGCTCGGATTTAACCATCCGCTTGAAGAGGGTTTACGGCTTAAAAACAGCGAGGATATCCGATCCAAATATTATCTTCGTCTTCGTGTTTCGGATAAACCGGGAATTTTGGCAAAAATCACCAGCCTTTTTGCCGATGAATCGATCTCTATCGAAGCGGTCATTCAGCGCCCGTCCGAAACGGAATGCGCACATTTGCTCTTTGCTACCCACGAAGCGACCGAACGTGCTTTGCACGGTTTAATGGCAAAACTAGAAACATTAGACGCGGTTTTAGAATCCCCATTTATGATACGGATTGTCTAG
- the rpsM gene encoding 30S ribosomal protein S13, which translates to MARIAGVDLPKKKRLEYALTYIYGIGLHTSRKILDATGLDYNKRVFELSEDEAATIAKEIRSSGIAVEGDLRKQVAMDIKALMDLGSYRGLRHRKGLPCRGQKTKTNARTRKGKKKTVGSATK; encoded by the coding sequence ATGGCACGTATTGCTGGTGTGGACTTACCTAAGAAAAAACGTTTGGAATATGCATTAACCTATATCTACGGTATCGGTTTACATACTTCACGCAAAATTTTGGATGCAACAGGACTCGATTACAACAAGCGTGTATTCGAACTAAGCGAAGATGAAGCGGCTACAATCGCTAAAGAAATCCGAAGCAGCGGAATCGCTGTAGAAGGTGACCTTCGCAAACAAGTCGCTATGGATATTAAAGCGTTGATGGATCTTGGTTCTTACCGTGGTCTTCGTCACCGTAAAGGTCTCCCATGCCGTGGTCAAAAAACCAAAACCAATGCTCGTACGCGCAAAGGTAAAAAGAAAACCGTCGGCTCAGCCACAAAGTAA